One stretch of Cohnella algarum DNA includes these proteins:
- a CDS encoding DUF5348 domain-containing protein, with product MNEIRFHGDTERWNVYDGEELLCSLRCGDAVMIQVGKHFLPSNLELDTDWYVKFGNSKFWLHRHAKYRVRPLF from the coding sequence ATGAATGAGATACGATTTCATGGAGATACCGAGCGTTGGAACGTGTACGATGGAGAAGAGTTGCTTTGCTCGCTACGTTGTGGTGATGCCGTGATGATTCAAGTAGGAAAGCACTTCTTGCCATCCAACCTTGAGCTCGATACGGACTGGTACGTGAAGTTTGGAAATTCGAAGTTCTGGCTCCACCGACATGCCAAGTACCGCGTCCGACCGCTGTTCTAA
- a CDS encoding AAA domain-containing protein — protein sequence MAALEVVHKRLTQAGLSDFCLTLHSHRANKKEVLNDLGNTLALSRFKVHDEAVSQLELLEKQREKLNRYITELHTPIQPLNLTLYSVNGKLAKLYETPDVIFSIDNVGETTLEKLNRYIYLLNELSKTIGKMTEDYALNPWRNCIVPNVSHELRHDIETNLRKLAPAFHVLVENFNKVNNNFELNRDLTLAATEDILEIFDISEKSPGIPIHWITTEDITPLIQQAEKYLAMKKEYEDYQSELGKIYDNDYFNLQAENTKSLLLSRVTTVKPILNEDSFPSDNDILRFAKSIINELTSICGKIEAASAAAESIFETLKIPYKRSIMGLEALHTLLSFILLNPRPTEAWFDPGKYNAIKKLSEEAKNKYDQINNLTTSISSRFDKEIFDIDYSSMLKRFKIEYTTWFKVFKRSYRTDKKQIRVLMKDNSQKFDDQTIISVLNELKEIADIHSWLNENEKILTQLLGSHYLGKMTDWGLLDQSFKQFSSILNCFSGEPIPVSVKNFLVDGEANYQDIKTRHEKLGIIKDPDLVLTLQRILPSTSDCKNLDVSVLLEMVTGVMNSLQVLDGLFTEVTKHSHKELSYDEVIDDLSKLEIIQIIDRTINKESDNLKENFQSFFNGSIQTDWGSILGSLSWAGDFKKLHEKYLLPQNFIARICSDSSYVAEVSSYKKILKDSLNHIQKEWRWFANLFDNVEELQRTDLTSILLKISKCLNNISSLEEWIDFRSIRDECKKEGLSEYVQKVEELKIDKDLIVGTFLKRFYRLWVDSVISKFPAVNSFRSRSHDEIIREFNRLDITQLSLARTRIKERLVSRLPDLNMATMAMDEIGILKRELGKQRKILPLRKLFKAIPNLLLTLKPCLMMSPLSVSLFLDAENYNFDVVIFDEASQVCTEDAIGAIMRGKQVIIAGDNKQLPPTNFFAANTSDGDFDGDGADDEEFDDTDAFESILDESLTVLPERTLRWHYRSRHEHLIAFSNAKIYNHNLITFPSHIDKVPDHGVEYIYVENGVYDRGGKKCNVKEATRVAELVYEHFRNYPERSLGVVTFSEAQQQAVETAIRQLRLQNQEFEKFFNEDKEEAFFIKNLENVQGDERDTIIFSIGYAKDSNGIMYMNFGPLSRSGGYRRLNVAITRAKYNVKLVGSIRPTDIKLESTNAEGVKMLRSYIEFAMNGPDAILNELTYSDSVNVDSPFEESVYDFLVKNGFMVATQVGCSGYRIDLAVKHPTLSGRFVLGIECDGATYHSARTARERDRLRQTILEDIGWKIYRIWSTDWIKDPITEGRKLLDAVNKAISEYKESNVNSGSMHKFQSELLQQTIGIQIIENPTDLGDHTYDNPYSFEYYEEANVYEVKRYSDDTTYLKNVIKYVVEKEYPILSSATLIDGRFGTANDGGFLLSSPPFRRQLYFAFVCRRKKTAPKSS from the coding sequence ATGGCAGCACTTGAGGTTGTACACAAACGATTGACGCAAGCAGGCTTATCTGATTTTTGTCTCACCCTACATAGCCATAGAGCTAATAAGAAGGAAGTCCTAAACGATCTTGGAAATACATTGGCTCTTAGTAGATTTAAAGTTCATGATGAGGCAGTCTCCCAACTAGAATTACTTGAAAAGCAAAGGGAAAAATTGAACCGTTATATTACTGAACTTCACACTCCCATCCAGCCTCTCAATCTAACACTATACAGTGTTAATGGGAAATTAGCTAAGTTATACGAAACTCCAGATGTCATTTTCTCCATTGACAATGTGGGCGAAACGACACTGGAGAAGTTGAATAGATATATTTACCTTTTGAATGAACTCTCCAAAACCATCGGAAAAATGACGGAGGACTACGCACTCAACCCATGGAGAAACTGCATAGTCCCCAATGTTTCGCACGAACTTCGGCATGACATTGAAACAAACTTAAGGAAGTTGGCCCCCGCTTTCCACGTACTTGTAGAGAATTTTAATAAAGTTAATAATAACTTCGAACTGAACAGGGATTTGACCCTGGCTGCAACAGAGGATATCCTTGAGATTTTCGATATCTCGGAGAAATCACCAGGAATTCCGATTCATTGGATAACTACTGAAGATATTACTCCGCTTATTCAGCAAGCGGAGAAATATCTTGCAATGAAAAAGGAATATGAAGATTACCAGTCCGAGTTAGGCAAAATTTATGATAACGATTACTTCAATCTGCAAGCTGAAAATACAAAATCACTACTCTTATCAAGGGTTACAACAGTTAAGCCTATATTAAATGAGGATAGTTTTCCAAGTGACAATGATATTTTGAGGTTCGCAAAATCGATCATTAATGAACTGACTTCCATTTGCGGAAAAATAGAAGCTGCTTCAGCCGCGGCAGAAAGTATTTTTGAAACATTAAAAATTCCTTATAAAAGATCGATCATGGGTTTAGAAGCACTTCATACATTATTGAGCTTCATTCTTCTAAATCCAAGACCTACTGAGGCATGGTTTGACCCTGGTAAATATAATGCTATTAAGAAGTTGTCAGAAGAAGCAAAGAATAAGTACGATCAGATCAACAATCTCACAACATCCATAAGCAGCCGCTTCGATAAAGAGATCTTTGACATTGATTATTCATCTATGCTGAAACGATTCAAGATTGAATACACTACTTGGTTCAAGGTTTTTAAAAGGAGCTACAGAACAGATAAAAAACAAATTCGTGTTTTGATGAAAGATAATTCTCAGAAGTTCGATGATCAAACCATTATCTCTGTCTTAAACGAATTAAAAGAAATCGCTGATATTCATTCTTGGCTAAATGAAAATGAAAAGATACTTACTCAATTATTGGGAAGCCATTATCTTGGGAAAATGACTGATTGGGGGCTCTTGGATCAATCGTTCAAACAATTCTCAAGCATTCTCAACTGTTTCTCAGGTGAGCCTATTCCTGTTAGCGTTAAAAACTTTCTCGTTGATGGAGAAGCGAATTATCAGGACATTAAAACACGACATGAGAAGCTTGGTATCATAAAAGACCCTGATCTGGTTCTTACTCTTCAAAGGATACTGCCATCTACATCCGATTGTAAGAATTTGGATGTATCAGTACTTCTTGAAATGGTTACCGGTGTAATGAATTCACTTCAAGTACTGGATGGATTGTTTACAGAAGTGACTAAGCATAGTCATAAAGAACTTTCATATGACGAAGTTATAGATGATCTCTCCAAGTTGGAAATTATTCAGATTATTGATCGCACAATCAATAAGGAGAGCGATAACCTAAAAGAAAACTTCCAGAGTTTCTTCAACGGTAGTATCCAAACTGATTGGGGCTCCATCTTAGGATCATTATCTTGGGCCGGAGATTTTAAGAAGTTACATGAGAAGTATTTATTGCCACAGAACTTTATTGCTCGCATTTGTTCTGATTCCTCATATGTTGCAGAGGTCTCTTCTTACAAGAAGATTCTTAAGGATAGCTTGAATCATATACAGAAAGAATGGCGATGGTTTGCAAACCTCTTTGACAATGTAGAGGAGTTACAACGAACAGACTTAACCTCCATCTTATTAAAGATCAGCAAATGTCTGAACAACATATCATCTCTGGAAGAATGGATTGATTTCCGTAGCATCAGGGATGAGTGTAAGAAAGAAGGATTGTCGGAGTATGTCCAGAAAGTAGAAGAACTCAAGATCGACAAAGATCTGATAGTCGGTACATTCCTTAAGCGTTTCTATCGACTGTGGGTAGACTCTGTAATCTCAAAGTTTCCTGCAGTTAATTCTTTCCGTAGCCGTAGCCACGATGAGATCATACGGGAATTTAATCGCCTCGATATAACTCAACTTTCCTTGGCAAGAACAAGGATAAAAGAACGTCTTGTCTCAAGGTTGCCAGATTTGAACATGGCGACAATGGCTATGGATGAGATTGGAATATTAAAGCGTGAACTAGGCAAACAACGCAAAATACTTCCATTACGGAAACTATTCAAGGCGATACCCAATTTATTACTTACTCTAAAACCATGTTTGATGATGTCTCCCCTTTCCGTAAGCTTATTTCTCGATGCAGAGAACTATAACTTTGATGTGGTAATCTTCGACGAAGCATCACAGGTTTGTACTGAAGATGCAATAGGAGCAATTATGAGGGGGAAGCAAGTCATTATTGCCGGAGACAATAAACAGCTGCCACCAACCAACTTCTTTGCCGCGAATACTTCAGATGGAGACTTTGATGGCGATGGAGCAGACGATGAAGAATTTGACGATACCGACGCATTTGAGTCTATTCTTGATGAATCCCTTACTGTTCTGCCGGAGCGAACACTAAGATGGCATTATAGGAGTCGCCATGAACACCTGATTGCTTTCTCAAACGCCAAAATTTACAATCATAATTTAATCACATTTCCTTCTCACATTGATAAAGTTCCTGACCACGGAGTCGAGTATATTTATGTTGAGAATGGAGTTTATGATCGTGGCGGTAAGAAATGTAACGTAAAAGAGGCAACACGTGTGGCTGAATTGGTTTATGAGCATTTCCGCAACTACCCTGAAAGATCCCTAGGAGTTGTCACTTTTAGTGAAGCCCAACAACAGGCCGTTGAAACAGCAATCCGTCAATTGCGTCTTCAAAATCAGGAATTTGAAAAATTCTTCAATGAAGATAAAGAAGAAGCGTTTTTCATAAAAAACCTTGAGAACGTGCAGGGGGATGAACGCGATACCATTATCTTCAGCATTGGTTATGCAAAAGATTCAAATGGCATTATGTATATGAACTTCGGGCCTTTAAGCAGATCCGGCGGCTATCGTCGGTTGAATGTTGCAATAACTCGAGCTAAATATAATGTTAAACTTGTTGGATCGATCCGGCCAACAGATATTAAATTGGAGAGCACAAATGCTGAAGGTGTAAAGATGTTACGATCTTATATAGAATTTGCAATGAATGGGCCCGATGCAATTCTTAATGAGCTGACATATTCCGATTCGGTTAACGTTGACTCTCCATTTGAAGAGTCTGTGTATGACTTCTTAGTAAAGAATGGATTTATGGTTGCTACTCAAGTTGGTTGCTCCGGATATCGAATCGATCTTGCCGTTAAACATCCTACGTTAAGTGGCAGGTTCGTCCTTGGAATAGAATGTGATGGAGCTACATACCACTCTGCTAGAACGGCTAGAGAACGTGACAGGTTGCGTCAGACCATCTTGGAGGACATTGGTTGGAAAATCTATCGTATATGGTCAACTGACTGGATTAAAGATCCTATTACAGAAGGTCGTAAATTACTGGATGCTGTCAACAAGGCCATAAGCGAGTACAAGGAAAGCAATGTTAATTCTGGATCAATGCATAAGTTTCAAAGCGAGCTCTTACAGCAAACGATTGGTATCCAAATTATAGAGAACCCCACGGATCTTGGCGATCATACTTACGATAACCCTTATTCCTTTGAATACTATGAAGAAGCTAATGTCTATGAGGTTAAACGTTATTCCGATGATACGACTTATCTTAAGAACGTGATTAAGTATGTTGTCGAAAAGGAATACCCAATCCTGTCATCAGCCACTTTAATTGACGGTAGATTCGGAACCGCCAATGACGGTGGCTTTTTGCTTTCCTCACCGCCGTTTCGGAGACAATTATATTTCGCCTTTGTTTGTCGGCGTAAAAAAACTGCTCCGAAGAGCAGTTAG
- a CDS encoding DUF4011 domain-containing protein: MAAIDVRIDKWKKRLLDLGKKNRLINYRETKRSNIKIVAPDLAELFRLLVVNETALEFPFPFEDFDDDEDEVSEPYTSSGDLQTNQTIKEQQKTLRNLRNKAKTALEEQGVNILYLSFGFLRWKENQDSDQIITSPIVLVPVSLTLESITSPFVLRLHEDEVVVNPTLKYKMEHEFGITLPEFDAHEDSITEYLNNLNKSVNKNKWEVAFETGLSLLSFLKINMYEDLDKNQDKIKAHPVLLGSAGDRSQIKTLPAEFNQYDHDRKTRAIDAFQVVDADSSQQDAILYSKKGVSFVLQGPLVLEKARPLQT, from the coding sequence ATGGCTGCAATTGATGTCCGCATAGATAAATGGAAGAAGCGTCTTCTTGATTTGGGCAAGAAAAACAGACTCATCAACTATCGAGAAACCAAACGTTCCAACATCAAGATAGTAGCCCCTGATCTCGCTGAATTGTTTAGACTGCTCGTCGTTAATGAAACAGCTTTAGAATTCCCATTCCCATTTGAAGATTTTGATGACGATGAAGACGAAGTTAGTGAACCATATACTTCAAGTGGCGATTTACAAACCAATCAAACCATCAAAGAGCAACAGAAAACATTAAGAAATCTTAGAAACAAAGCAAAGACAGCACTTGAAGAGCAAGGTGTCAACATCCTATATCTTTCATTTGGTTTCTTGAGGTGGAAGGAGAACCAAGACTCTGATCAGATCATCACCTCCCCCATCGTACTTGTTCCGGTATCACTTACACTAGAGTCCATTACCTCGCCCTTCGTCCTACGTCTACATGAAGACGAGGTCGTGGTTAACCCAACATTAAAATATAAAATGGAACATGAATTCGGAATTACATTACCTGAATTCGATGCACACGAAGATAGCATTACCGAGTATCTCAACAACCTCAATAAATCTGTTAATAAAAACAAATGGGAAGTTGCTTTTGAGACTGGATTAAGCCTGCTCTCTTTTTTGAAAATAAATATGTACGAAGACCTGGATAAGAACCAGGATAAGATAAAGGCACACCCGGTACTTCTCGGATCGGCTGGAGACAGAAGCCAAATCAAAACACTGCCTGCAGAATTCAATCAGTATGATCACGACAGGAAGACTCGGGCTATTGATGCATTTCAAGTCGTTGATGCAGATTCTAGCCAGCAAGACGCCATTCTTTACTCCAAGAAAGGTGTCAGTTTTGTGCTGCAAGGGCCCCTGGTACTGGAAAAAGCCAGACCATTACAAACATAA
- the tnpA gene encoding IS66 family insertion sequence element accessory protein TnpA, with amino-acid sequence MGRTIAAFRSSGEKAARWCKANQVDRRGLYTWMKRLSGSSPAAVKSATFVKAHITPEPEATPSACLRIRIGAAVIEVDAGFNPALLRDVVQALEVIC; translated from the coding sequence ATGGGAAGAACGATTGCCGCTTTCCGTTCCAGTGGAGAAAAAGCAGCAAGATGGTGCAAAGCCAATCAGGTGGATCGTCGCGGGCTCTATACATGGATGAAGAGGCTAAGCGGTTCATCCCCTGCTGCTGTCAAGTCAGCCACCTTCGTCAAAGCTCATATTACTCCCGAGCCGGAAGCCACACCTTCGGCTTGCCTTCGCATCCGAATCGGCGCAGCCGTCATCGAGGTTGACGCCGGGTTCAATCCCGCTTTGCTCCGCGACGTGGTGCAGGCTTTGGAGGTCATATGCTGA
- the tnpB gene encoding IS66 family insertion sequence element accessory protein TnpB (TnpB, as the term is used for proteins encoded by IS66 family insertion elements, is considered an accessory protein, since TnpC, encoded by a neighboring gene, is a DDE family transposase.) produces the protein MLSELTSRQVFLACGSTDLRKSIDGLAALVQEGLGLNPFSPCLFVFCNRERNKLKILYWEHNGFWLFYRRLERGTFQWPRDHSDPVTVTTRELRWLLDGLSLSQRQAHPKVTAATVI, from the coding sequence ATGCTGAGCGAATTAACCAGCCGTCAGGTATTTCTGGCTTGTGGCAGCACGGATTTACGTAAATCCATCGACGGATTGGCTGCTCTTGTCCAAGAGGGGCTCGGACTGAATCCATTCTCTCCATGCTTGTTCGTCTTTTGCAACCGCGAGCGGAACAAGTTAAAGATCTTGTATTGGGAGCACAACGGTTTCTGGCTGTTCTACCGCCGGCTCGAGCGCGGCACGTTCCAGTGGCCCAGGGATCACAGCGATCCGGTCACGGTCACGACCCGCGAGCTCCGCTGGCTGCTGGACGGACTTTCGCTCAGCCAGCGGCAGGCTCACCCGAAAGTGACCGCCGCTACGGTCATTTAG
- a CDS encoding IS3 family transposase (programmed frameshift) → MNPVTKEFKQSIVQRMMPPYNEPVSRLAKEIGLSETTLFKWKKAAKAQGMIPGDDVQPERWSTQEKFAVVVETASLSEIELAEYCRTKGLFVEQVEAWRDACMQANGGIVSQANRLQKELREKEQENKALNRELKRKEAALAEAAALLVLRKKAQANLGGPRGRMISASDREHALTLIQEAVAAGAREAAACRELGLTQRTLQRWRKQGGTVDGRPHAKRPTPANKLSDAEEQQVLEVLQQPPYRSLPPSQIVPALADEGTYIASESSFYRVMHKYNQQHHRGRSKKRTLKPITSHAASGPNEVWMWDITWLPGPVKGLFFYLYLILDLYSRKIVGWEIWEEESAEHASQLIRRTVVREQCVIRRQPLVLHSDNGSPMKGATLLETLYSLGITPSRSRPRVSNDNPYAESIFRTCKYRPGYPTEGFKALSEAREWVMRFVRWYNEQHRHSGLNFITPNQRHEGLAHQVFEKRKEIYLAAKARNPNRWSGTIRDWSLKDEVWLNPEKVTLIPAAKKSLS, encoded by the exons GTGAATCCCGTAACCAAAGAATTCAAGCAAAGCATTGTACAGCGTATGATGCCCCCGTACAACGAGCCGGTCAGTCGGCTTGCTAAGGAAATCGGTCTATCGGAGACGACTTTATTTAAGTGGAAGAAGGCGGCAAAAGCACAAGGTATGATACCCGGTGATGACGTACAGCCCGAACGTTGGAGTACGCAGGAGAAGTTCGCTGTCGTCGTCGAAACCGCAAGTTTGAGCGAAATCGAACTGGCAGAGTATTGTCGGACAAAAGGGCTGTTTGTTGAGCAGGTGGAAGCATGGCGGGATGCGTGTATGCAAGCCAATGGCGGAATCGTCTCGCAAGCGAACAGGCTTCAGAAGGAACTCCGCGAGAAAGAGCAAGAGAACAAGGCATTAAATCGAGAGCTTAAGCGCAAAGAAGCAGCGCTCGCCGAAGCCGCCGCCTTGTTGGTGTTGCGAAAAAAGGCCCAAGCGA ATCTGGGGGGACCAAGAGGACGAATGATCAGTGCCTCAGATCGCGAGCATGCCCTTACACTGATTCAAGAAGCCGTTGCTGCCGGCGCAAGAGAAGCGGCTGCTTGCCGAGAGCTCGGACTGACTCAGCGAACGCTGCAACGCTGGCGCAAGCAAGGCGGTACCGTAGACGGACGCCCTCACGCCAAACGGCCGACACCCGCTAACAAGCTAAGCGATGCAGAAGAGCAGCAGGTGCTGGAGGTTCTTCAGCAGCCGCCGTACAGGAGCCTGCCGCCAAGCCAGATTGTGCCGGCGCTGGCCGATGAAGGAACCTACATCGCCTCCGAGTCCAGCTTTTACCGGGTGATGCATAAATACAATCAGCAGCACCATCGCGGGCGCAGCAAGAAACGCACCCTTAAACCCATCACCAGCCACGCTGCGAGCGGCCCGAATGAAGTATGGATGTGGGATATCACTTGGTTGCCCGGGCCCGTGAAGGGGTTGTTCTTCTACCTGTATCTCATCCTGGATTTGTACAGCCGTAAAATTGTAGGCTGGGAGATTTGGGAAGAAGAGTCTGCCGAGCATGCCAGTCAATTGATCCGTCGTACGGTCGTGCGAGAGCAATGCGTGATTCGTCGGCAGCCGCTTGTGCTTCACTCGGATAACGGAAGCCCGATGAAGGGGGCCACGTTGCTGGAGACCCTGTACAGTTTGGGCATTACCCCCTCTCGAAGCCGACCACGCGTCAGCAACGACAACCCTTACGCAGAATCGATTTTCCGCACATGCAAGTACCGTCCTGGCTATCCAACGGAAGGCTTTAAGGCCTTGTCAGAGGCGCGTGAATGGGTCATGCGATTTGTTCGCTGGTACAACGAACAACATCGACACAGCGGACTGAATTTTATTACACCTAACCAGCGGCATGAAGGATTAGCACACCAAGTGTTTGAGAAACGCAAGGAGATTTATTTGGCCGCAAAAGCCAGAAACCCTAATCGCTGGTCTGGCACCATTCGCGACTGGAGCCTGAAAGATGAAGTCTGGCTGAATCCTGAAAAAGTGACGCTTATTCCGGCTGCAAAAAAATCGCTATCTTAA
- a CDS encoding IS5 family transposase, protein MYQRTESQMILPGDFFLPFGGKLAEDNRWVLLAQMIPWWKLEEKYAKNFKKSLKGQKAVSIRVALGALIIQERLGTDDRETLRQILENPYLQYFLGLPEYQYRRPFHHSLMTHFRKRLGGEIIDEVNEWIALEESRNNSESPDQSDDDDDPSGGADAHTSDESAEPLPRQMELTNEGELLLDATCAPADIAYPTDLSLLNQAREKLEQIIDILHEPERGKTRKPRTYRERARKAYLAVAKQRRVKPRTMRKAIGKQLRFVSRDLRIIAELASTGGLTRLPRRMYKELLVIQELVRQQQAMYDKRTHSVPDRIVSIAQPHVRPIVRGKARANVEFGAKLAISVVNGYAFREQLSWESFNEGQTLQAAVERYRARFGYYPKAVLADQIYRTRDNLRFCKEKGIRLSGPQLGRPSSADQQEQKKIAKADAAARNAVEGKFGEGKRSYGLGRIRAHLQTTSETVIGLQLLVMNLEKRLRVLFLPVLQWLLSRLPVRLLVSP, encoded by the coding sequence TTGTATCAGCGAACCGAAAGCCAGATGATCCTGCCAGGCGATTTCTTCCTGCCATTCGGCGGAAAACTCGCCGAAGATAACCGTTGGGTGCTGCTCGCCCAAATGATTCCGTGGTGGAAGCTCGAAGAGAAGTACGCCAAGAACTTCAAGAAGAGCCTCAAGGGTCAAAAGGCCGTATCGATCCGCGTCGCACTTGGCGCTCTCATTATCCAGGAACGGCTGGGCACCGACGACCGCGAGACGCTTCGGCAGATTCTGGAGAACCCGTATCTGCAGTACTTCCTTGGCTTGCCGGAATACCAATACCGCCGTCCGTTTCATCATTCGCTTATGACCCACTTTCGCAAGCGGCTGGGCGGCGAGATCATCGATGAAGTGAATGAGTGGATCGCACTCGAAGAATCGCGCAATAACAGCGAATCTCCAGATCAATCGGACGACGACGATGATCCAAGCGGCGGAGCTGACGCGCACACATCCGATGAATCGGCAGAACCGCTGCCTCGGCAGATGGAACTGACGAACGAGGGTGAACTGCTGCTGGATGCGACCTGCGCGCCGGCGGACATCGCCTACCCGACGGATCTGTCTCTTCTGAATCAGGCCAGAGAAAAGCTGGAGCAAATCATCGACATCCTGCATGAACCGGAACGCGGAAAGACTCGCAAGCCAAGAACATACCGGGAGCGTGCCCGCAAAGCCTATCTGGCGGTTGCCAAGCAAAGGCGCGTGAAGCCGCGCACGATGCGCAAAGCAATCGGCAAGCAACTCAGGTTCGTTTCCCGTGATCTGCGCATCATCGCCGAACTTGCTTCCACGGGCGGCCTGACGCGGCTGCCACGCCGCATGTACAAGGAACTTCTGGTCATTCAGGAATTGGTTCGCCAGCAGCAAGCGATGTACGACAAACGTACGCACAGCGTACCGGATCGGATCGTCAGTATCGCGCAGCCGCACGTGAGGCCGATCGTGCGCGGCAAAGCCCGCGCGAACGTCGAGTTCGGGGCGAAGCTGGCGATCAGCGTGGTGAACGGCTACGCATTCCGGGAGCAACTGTCCTGGGAGAGCTTCAACGAAGGTCAGACGCTGCAGGCCGCAGTGGAACGCTACCGCGCCAGGTTCGGCTATTATCCCAAAGCGGTGCTGGCCGATCAGATTTACCGCACGCGGGACAACTTGCGCTTCTGCAAGGAGAAGGGAATTCGACTGAGCGGACCGCAATTGGGGCGTCCGTCATCCGCCGATCAGCAGGAGCAGAAGAAAATCGCCAAAGCGGATGCAGCCGCGCGCAATGCGGTGGAAGGCAAGTTCGGTGAAGGCAAGCGCAGCTATGGGCTTGGCCGTATTCGAGCGCACCTTCAGACGACCAGCGAGACCGTAATCGGGCTGCAACTGCTGGTGATGAACCTCGAAAAGAGACTCCGGGTTCTCTTTTTGCCCGTTTTGCAATGGCTATTGTCGAGGCTCCCAGTTCGTTTGCTCGTGTCACCGTAA
- a CDS encoding IS630 family transposase (programmed frameshift) codes for MQPAEQQELEKRLKQEKSRRMYERYQTIYLHAVKQMTVTEIAEIIRRKPVTVNTYILSYQDSGLDGLAMGVSTGAPNQLTAEQQQQLKQIIITKLPHEVGFPAKYNWTLALAVAYVMREFERSYTIAGMAKLLHRLDLRFTKPTYTLEAADEAKQKAFVQEQFPQLKKLMNGEIHHLLFEDESMIRDYQALQQTWFEKGKQRIIPTTGKHRGVKLLATVDYETGEIVWQEDEQYTAETFLAFLKIVLAHYATGKIVIVLDNARIHHAKLLQPFLEEQKGRLEFAFLPPYSPQFNVVEGLWKWLKADVINNVFYHTVAEIRKNVKTFMEEISKDKWAIIDRLCIRMESSLQKLIDV; via the exons ATTCAACCAGCAGAGCAACAAGAATTGGAGAAGCGGCTCAAGCAAGAAAAAAGCCGCCGGATGTATGAACGCTACCAAACGATTTACTTGCATGCCGTGAAACAGATGACGGTGACCGAAATTGCGGAGATCATTCGTAGAAAACCCGTAACGGTGAACACCTACATCCTATCCTATCAAGATTCAGGGCTGGATGGCTTGGCGATGGGCGTCTCTACAGGCGCTCCTAATCAGTTAACCGCCGAGCAGCAACAACAGCTCAAGCAGATCATCATCACGAAGCTTCCACACGAAGTTGGATTTCCCGCGAAGTACAATTGGACGCTGGCTCTGGCTGTCGCTTATGTGATGCGTGAGTTTGAAAGAAGCTATACCATCGCAGGTATGGCCAAATTGCTGCACCGACTGGACCTGCGATTCACTAAACCAACGTATACGCTCGAAGCAGCCGATGAAGCCAAGCAAAAGGCTTTTGTCCAAGAGCAGTTTCCTCAGTTAAAAAAA CTGATGAACGGCGAAATTCATCATTTGCTGTTTGAAGACGAAAGCATGATTCGGGACTACCAAGCCTTGCAGCAAACTTGGTTCGAGAAAGGAAAGCAACGGATCATTCCGACCACGGGCAAACATCGCGGCGTGAAATTGCTCGCCACTGTGGACTACGAGACCGGTGAAATCGTATGGCAAGAAGATGAGCAGTACACAGCCGAAACATTTCTGGCTTTCCTGAAAATCGTCCTTGCTCATTACGCTACGGGCAAGATCGTGATCGTGCTGGACAATGCCCGTATCCATCATGCGAAATTACTGCAACCTTTCCTGGAAGAGCAGAAAGGCCGGTTGGAGTTCGCCTTCTTGCCTCCGTACAGCCCTCAGTTCAACGTTGTAGAAGGGCTATGGAAGTGGCTGAAAGCTGATGTCATTAACAATGTTTTTTATCATACGGTCGCCGAGATTCGTAAGAATGTGAAGACCTTCATGGAGGAAATCTCCAAAGACAAGTGGGCCATAATTGACCGTCTGTGCATTCGCATGGAATCTTCCTTACAAAAGCTCATTGACGTCTAG